A genomic stretch from Setaria italica strain Yugu1 chromosome VII, Setaria_italica_v2.0, whole genome shotgun sequence includes:
- the LOC101782647 gene encoding heat shock 70 kDa protein BIP4 — MAATGDRCVAAATLLQILLAFVCLLSSASGLQIPHPDLPDMYTDFVRDRTWYPPPVEVVAIDLGNTNSCIAGYAPAKTDTMFQFCIPSWVAFTDDGATLVGEAARNHAGAADPQAVVFGFKRLLGLRSNHWYEDAIVQTAIKRAPYKITARDFNTPMIDVKSKDGTVKHLSLMKVASMVIAQLKEKAMEYLGGPVDYAVMTIPQHYSGLSRDTAMMAGELARLHIVDMVPEPISVAVAYGLRTKLREGANALVLHVGGGTADASVVTLMDRSLGIRAYRDDPFLGGDDFDEKVVDYFAELVKMKHGKDIGGDSIALAKLRTACERAKKALSNQEHVEVTVESLFDGVDFSETLSRSKFEELNDDAFRRVVALVRRVMLEAEERRGNIKIDEIILVGGSTMIPKIQRLVKEYFHGMEPSIRVKPDEAVALGAVVHAYSAY, encoded by the exons ATGGCTGCTACCGGCGATCGCTGCGTAGCGGCGGCTACTCTTCTCCAGATACTGTTGGCGTTCGTTTGCTTGCTTTCCTCGGCGTCGGGGCTCCAAATTCCCCATCCCGATCTCCCGGATATGTACACGGACTTCGTGCGGGATCGCACCTGGTACCCGCCGCCCGTCGAAGTGGTCGCCATCGATCTGGGCAACACCAACTCCTGCATCGCCGGCTACGCCCCCGCCAAGACCGACACCATGTTCCAATTCTGCATCCCGTCCTGGGTCGCATTCACCGACGACGGCGCCACCCTCGTCGGCGAGGCCGCCAGGAACCACGCCGGCGCGGCTGATCCTCAAGCCGTGGTCTTCGGTTTCAAGCGCTTGCTCGGGCTAAG ATCAAACCACTGGTACGAGGACGCCATCGTGCAGACAGCCATCAAGCGTGCTCCGTACAAGATCACTGCAAGAGACTTCAACACGCCGATGATCGACGTCAAGTCCAAGGACGGTACAGTGAAGCACCTCAGCCTGATGAAGGTGGCATCCATGGTGATCGCCCAGCTTAAGGAGAAGGCCATGGAGTACCTCGGCGGTCCGGTCGACTACGCCGTCATGACCATTCCGCAGCATTACAGTGGGCTGTCCAGGGACACGGCCATGATGGCCGGCGAGCTTGCCAGGCTACACATAGTAGACATGGTCCCCGAACCCATTTCAGTTGCCGTCGCTTATGGCCTCCGCACCAAGCTGCGAGAGGGCGCCAACGCACTAGTGCTCCATGTCGGAGGCGGCACGGCTGATGCGAGCGTCGTCACGCTTATGGATCGTTCGCTTGGAATCCGCGCATACCGGGATGATCCTTTCCTTGGAGGAGATGATTTTGATGAGAAGGTCGTGGACTATTTCGCCGAGCTAGTGAAGATGAAGCACGGAAAGGACATCGGTGGGGATTCGATCGCTCTTGCAAAACTGAGGACGGCATGTGAGCGTGCCAAGAAGGCATTGAGCAACCAAGAGCATGTTGAAGTGACTGTTGAGTCTCTTTTCGACGGCGTGGATTTCTCCGAGACATTGTCACGGTCAAAGTTTGAGGAATTGAACGATGATGCGTTCCGCAGAGTTGTTGCGTTGGTAAGGAGAGTGATGCTAGAagcagaggaaaggaggggCAACATCAAGATCGATGAGATTATTCTTGTTGGTGGAAGCACCATGATCCCAAAGATCCAGAGACTTGTCAAGGAATACTTTCATGGGATGGAGCCAAGCATAAGGGTGAAACCAGATGAAGCAGTTGCTCTTGGAGCAGTAGTTCATGCATATTCTGCTTATTGA
- the LOC101784122 gene encoding uncharacterized protein LOC101784122 isoform X2 codes for MSQIAGILFPSAVHRQFLLWVVLLTVLLSASTAYSAKNPPKQEGQCRYDLTSIAALSCMQKDAVRRPPSHACCKALLYAVDQVPVEDVSGACCLCRYMKEKVLAAGLATAYILCNGKDSRIVAKWSSFPITRCLDDCGQGNSTSSQAHGTGNREAHVSGMVIWVTVAVLIVIGVICFWYFRRFKAAGNAIQPRAGRRRRSVGPSSAKRKEKRSSSSTLALLKEAKISCHATFVQQERCTI; via the exons ATGTCTCAAATCGCT GGTATTTTGTTTCCATCGGCAGTCCATAGGCAGTTCTTGTTGTGGGTGGTGTTGCTCACAGTCCTTCTATCAGCATCTACTGCCTATTCAGCTAAGAATCCTCCAAAACAAGAGGGACAATGTCGATACGACTTGACAAGCATAGCTGCTCTGTCATGCATGCAAAAAGATGCTGTAAGGAGGCCACCCTCACATGCATGCTGCAAAGCATTACTGTATGCTGTTGATCAGGTTCCAGTTGAGGATGTGAGTGGAGCTTGTTGCCTGTGCCGCTACATGAAGGAAAAGGTGCTAGCCGCTGGACTGGCTACTGCATATATCCTGTGCAATGGGAAGGACAGTCGCATCGTCGCCAAATGGTCATCGTTTCCCATCACAAGATGTTTAGATG ACTGCGGGCAGGGAAACAGTACAAGCAGTCAAGCACACGGCACGGGCAACCGAGAAGCGCACGTTTCTGGCATGGTCATCTGGGTAACTGTTGCAGTACTCATTGTGATAGGGGTCATTTGCTTCTGGTATTTTCGGAGGTTCAAGGCGGCAGGGAATGCAATTCAACCCCGAGCTGGGCGCCGACGACGATCTGTTGGCCCTTCATCAGCAAAGCGCAAGGAGAAGAG GTCAAGTTCCTCAACTCTAGCACTATTGAAGGAAGCTAAGATTTCATGCCATGCTACCTTTGT GCAACAAGAGAGATGTACCATCTAA
- the LOC101784122 gene encoding uncharacterized protein LOC101784122 isoform X1, translated as MTTTSTSPPSSTSPTSSRTARGGREHAATSPTPSLRGLQLRRDGYTALDYKPQAVDSGGASEDHVSNRFHRQFLLWVVLLTVLLSASTAYSAKNPPKQEGQCRYDLTSIAALSCMQKDAVRRPPSHACCKALLYAVDQVPVEDVSGACCLCRYMKEKVLAAGLATAYILCNGKDSRIVAKWSSFPITRCLDDCGQGNSTSSQAHGTGNREAHVSGMVIWVTVAVLIVIGVICFWYFRRFKAAGNAIQPRAGRRRRSVGPSSAKRKEKRSSSSTLALLKEAKISCHATFVQQERCTI; from the exons atgACGACCACCTctacgtcgccgccgtcgtctacCTCGCCCACGTCGAGCCGAACCGCGAGGGGAGGACGGGAGCACGCCGCCACTTCGCCAACCCCGAGCCTGCGAGGACTTCAGCTTCGCCGCGAC GGTTACACAGCACTGGATTACAAGCCGCAGGCAGTTGATTCCGGGGGAGCTTCTGAGGACCATGTCTCAAATCGCT TCCATAGGCAGTTCTTGTTGTGGGTGGTGTTGCTCACAGTCCTTCTATCAGCATCTACTGCCTATTCAGCTAAGAATCCTCCAAAACAAGAGGGACAATGTCGATACGACTTGACAAGCATAGCTGCTCTGTCATGCATGCAAAAAGATGCTGTAAGGAGGCCACCCTCACATGCATGCTGCAAAGCATTACTGTATGCTGTTGATCAGGTTCCAGTTGAGGATGTGAGTGGAGCTTGTTGCCTGTGCCGCTACATGAAGGAAAAGGTGCTAGCCGCTGGACTGGCTACTGCATATATCCTGTGCAATGGGAAGGACAGTCGCATCGTCGCCAAATGGTCATCGTTTCCCATCACAAGATGTTTAGATG ACTGCGGGCAGGGAAACAGTACAAGCAGTCAAGCACACGGCACGGGCAACCGAGAAGCGCACGTTTCTGGCATGGTCATCTGGGTAACTGTTGCAGTACTCATTGTGATAGGGGTCATTTGCTTCTGGTATTTTCGGAGGTTCAAGGCGGCAGGGAATGCAATTCAACCCCGAGCTGGGCGCCGACGACGATCTGTTGGCCCTTCATCAGCAAAGCGCAAGGAGAAGAG GTCAAGTTCCTCAACTCTAGCACTATTGAAGGAAGCTAAGATTTCATGCCATGCTACCTTTGT GCAACAAGAGAGATGTACCATCTAA
- the LOC101783060 gene encoding aspartic proteinase CDR1 gives MTVLALCVVVGHRGIIVAIVLSTAAELILVMLVVVIIEILALFLIEDLRFNNMCIDLIEMELIVRVVVMLALSYMVGPCNCTGLCSPATYEFRLSKDGAFHFPVFHRKHPCLDDPSPVHAASVSDAGTVVGNDEIHKGKYFMAISLGTPSVFNLVTIDTGSTLSWVNCERCEIRCHGKADEAGPRFDPHSSATYRQIGCSDEDCVDIHQDNGIPYGCIDETDTCLYSVRYGSQYSAGKLGRDRLALGDNLTVVDDFVFGCSEDDRFYGKEAGVIGFGNKSYSFFNQMARQTSYVAFAYCFPSDHQAEGFLIVGPYPQRLELVTPLIRGYGRRWYVYSLLLLDMKVDGKRLEVDPTVDTRQIMVVDSGTDDTFVSSVVFYALAEAVTSAMGDKGYYREYGSEKVCFKPAGGEPVNWRGLPAVEMQFLRAALKLPPENVFHQQSADRICLAFQPDTSGVRDVRILGNRALRSFRVVYDLQKMTFGFQARAC, from the exons ATGACGGTCCTCGCGCTCTGCGTCGTGGTTGGGCACAGGGGCATCATAGTCGCGATCGTACTCAgcacggcggcggagctcaTTCTCGTCATGCTCGTTGTGGTGATTATTGAG ATTTTAGCGCTCTTCTTAATTGAAGACCTTCGTTTCAACAACATGTGTATTGATTTGATTGAAATGGAATTGATAGTGCGTGTTGTGGTGATGCTTGCTCTAAGCTACATGGTCGGGCCGTGCAACTGCACTGGACTATGCTCTCCAGCGACGTACG AGTTTCGCCTGAGCAAAGATGGCGCCTTCCACTTCCCCGTGTTCCACAGGAAGCACCCCTGCCTAGACGACCCATCGCCGGTTCATGCAGCAAGCGTATCGGACGCTGGCACCGTCGTCGGGAACGACGAGATCCACAAGGGCAAATACTTCATGGCCATCAGCCTCGGCACCCCTTCCGTCTTCAACCTCGTGACCATCGACACCGGCTCCACCCTCTCCTGGGTCAACTGCGAGAGATGTGAGATAAGATGCCACGGTAAGGCAGACGAAGCAGGCCCAAGGTTCGACCCTCACAGCTCCGCCACGTACCGGCAGATCGGCTGCTCCGACGAGGACTGCGTCGACATCCACCAAGACAACGGCATCCCTTACGGCTGCATCGACGAGACCGACACCTGCCTCTACAGCGTACGCTACGGGTCGCAGTACTCGGCGGGGAAGCTCGGCAGGGACCGGCTCGCTCTAGGCGACAACCTCACCGTCGTCGACGACTTCGTCTTCGGCTGCAGCGAGGACGACAGGTTCTACGGCAAGGAGGCTGGCGTCATCGGCTTCGGCAACAAGAGCTACTCCTTCTTCAACCAGATGGCCCGGCAGACGAGCTACGTCGCCTTCGCCTACTGCTTTCCCAGCGACCACCAAGCCGAGGGGTTCCTCATCGTCGGGCCCTACCCCCAGAGGCTGGAGCTCGTCACCCCATTGATCAGGGGATACGGGCGCAGATGGTACGTGTACTCGCTCCTGCTGCTGGACATGAAGGTCGACGGGAAGCGCCTCGAGGTCGATCCCACTGTCGACACGCGCCAGATCATGGTCGTCGATTCTGGCACCGACGACACCTTCGTTTCATCGGTAGTTTTCTACGCCCTCGCCGAGGCGGTGACGTCGGCGATGGGAGATAAGGGGTACTACCGTGAGTACGGCAGTGAGAAGGTCTGCTTCAAgcctgccggcggcgagccggtgaACTGGAGAGGCTTGCCGGCGGTGGAGATGCAGTTCCTGAGGGCGGCCCTGAAACTGCCGCCGGAGAACGTGTTCCATCAGCAGTCTGCTGATCGGATATGCTTGGCGTTCCAACCTGATACCTCTGGCGTGCGAGATGTTCGGATTCTTGGGAATAGGGCGCTGAGATCGTTCAGGGTTGTGTATGATCTGCAGAAGATGACATTTGGCTTCCAGGCACGGGCTTGCTGA
- the LOC105913544 gene encoding signal recognition particle 54 kDa protein, chloroplastic, whose protein sequence is MEATRTLALSSSPAAACRSPEKAAVAPLYLRRFSTTSSLQLRAVQSPALRARSSHFPGWRRRRRAGGLVVRAEMFGQLTTGLESAWNKLRGVDVLTKENIAEPMRDIRRALLEADVSLPVVRRFIESVSEKAVGTDVIRGVSPDQQLVKVVNDELVQLMGGEVSDLVFAKSGPTVILLAGLQGVGKTTVCAKLALYLKKMGKSCMLVAADVYRPAAIDQLTILGKKVGVPVYSEGTDAKPSQIAKNGLKEAKSQKTDVIIVDTAGRLQVDKAMMNELKEVKKAVNPTEVLLVVDAMTGQEAAGLVSSFNDEIGITGAILTKLDGDSRGGAALSVKEVSGKPIKFVGQGERIEDLEPFYPDRMAQRILGMGDVLSFVEKAQEVMRQEDAEELQKKILSAKFNFNDFLKQTQMIAKMGSFSRLIGMIPGMNKVTPAQIREAEKNLNFMESMINVMTPEERERPELLAESRERRKRVAKDSGKTEQQVGQLVAQLFQMRTRMQKMMGAMQEKDSPDMDKLMESIKAEEQAAAGTGRRRRKYGNLRQRQLDAMRGFRRR, encoded by the exons ATGGAGGCCACTAGAACACTCGCGCTCTCCtcgtcccccgccgccgcgtgccggtcGCCGGAGAAGGCAGCCGTGGCCCCCCTCTACCTCCGCCGCTTCTCAACCACCTCCTCCCTCCAACTCCGCGCGGTCCAGAGTCCAGCACTTCGCGCCCGCTCTTCACACTTCCCG GgatggaggaggcggaggagggcgggcgGGTTGGTCGTCCGGGCGGAGATGTTCGGGCAGCTCACCACCGGCCTCGAGTCCGCCTGGAACAAGCTGCGGGGAGTCG ATGTATTGACAAAGGAAAACATTGCCGAACCAATGCGAGATATTAGAAGAGCACTTCTGGAGGCAGAT GTAAGTTTGCCGGTAGTGAGGAGATTTATTGAATCTGTAAGTGAAAAGGCTGTAGGAACCGATGTTATCCGAGGCGTCAGTCCTGATCAGCAGCTGGTGAAG GTTGTAAATGATGAACTTGTACAACTGATGGGCGGCGAGGTATCAGATTTGGTATTTGCAAAATCTGGTCCAACAGTTATCTTGTTGGCAGGTCTGCAAGGTGTTGGGAAGACTACTGTCTGTGCAAAGCTTGCcttgtatttaaaaaaaatg GGGAAGAGTTGTATGCTGGTTGCTGCAGATGTTTACAGGCCTGCTGCCATTGATCAACTCACTATTCTGGGTAAAAAG GTTGGTGTACCAGTTTACTCAGAGGGAACTGATGCAAAGCCATCTCAAATAGCCAAAAACGGTTTGAAGGAGGCAAAAAGCCAGAAGACAGACGTGATTATAGTGGATACTGCTGGAAGACTGCAG GTAGACAAAGCGATGATGAATGAGTTGAAAGAAGTAAAAAAGGCTGTAAATCCTACAGAAGTTCTGCTTGTGGTTGATGCCATGACTGGCCAAGAAGCTGCAG GATTGGTCAGCTCCTTCAATGATGAGATTGGCATAACTGGTGCTATACTGACGAAACTGGACGGTGACTCCAGAGGTGGAGCAGCACTGAGTGTTAAAGAG GTGTCAGGAAAGCCCATCAAGTTCGTAGGGCAAGGAGAAAGAATTGAAGATCTTGAACCTTTCTATCCAGATCGTATGGCACAGCGTATCCTGGGAATGGGAGATGTACTCTCATTTGTTGAAAAAGCACAAGAAGTG ATGCGTCAAGAAGATGCTGAGGAATTACAGAAGAAGATCTTGAGCGCAAAATTTAACTTCAATGACTTCCTGAAGCAAACACAAATGATCGCAAAAATGGGTTCGTTCAGTCGTTTAATTGGCATGATTCCAGGCATGAACAAG GTTACACCAGCACAAATTCGTGAAGCTGAGAAGAATCTCAACTTCATGGAGTCAATGATCAATGTAATGACTCCTG AGGAAAGGGAAAGACCAGAATTACTGGCTGAGTCACGCGAGAGAAGGAAAAGAGTGGCCAAGGACTCCGGAAAGACCGAACAGCAG GTGGGCCAATTGGTTGCGCAGCTCTTCCAAATGCGCACCCGGATGCAGAAAATGATGGGTGCCATGCAAGAAAAAGACTCTCCTGATATGGACAAACTCATGGAGTCAATTAAGGCTGAGGAGCAG GCTGCTGCTGGTACTGGACGGCGCAGGAGGAAGTATGGCAACCTGAGGCAGCGGCAACTGGATGCGATGCGTGGTTTTCGCCGACGTTGA
- the LOC101784528 gene encoding signal recognition particle 54 kDa protein, chloroplastic gives MDATALALHSPPAAVVTRCSPEKLAFASLHLRCSSTGSFHLRASRNPALRALSLGWRRRRRRGNGLVVRAEMFGQLTTGLESAWNKLRGVDVLTKENITEPMRDIRRSLLEADVSLPVVRRFVSSISEKALGADTIKGVRPDQQLVKIVHDELVQLMGGEVSDLVFAKSGPTVILLAGLQGVGKTTVCAKLAFYLKKLGKSCMLVAADVYRPAAIDQLTILGEQVGVPVYSEGMGAKPPQITKNAVEEAKSKNIDAIVVDTAGRLQIDKAMMDELKEVKKAVNPTEVLLVVDAMTGQEAAALVTTFNIEIGITGAILTKLDGDSRGGAALSVKEVSGRPIKFVGRGERLEDLELFYPDRMAQRVLGMGDVLSFVEKAQEVMRQEEAVELQKKIMSAKFDFNDFLKQSQNVAKMGSMSRVIGMIPGMNKVTPAQIREAEKRLAFVESMINAMTAEEREKPELLAESRERRIRVAEESGKTEQEVSQLVAQLFQMRAQMQKLMGMVQGQEAIAGMGDLMDSLKAEEKAPPGTARRRRRNIKPKQRNLDAVLS, from the exons ATGGACGCCACCGCGCTCGCGCTCCACTCTCCCCCGGCGGCGGTGGTCACCCGCTGCTCCCCGGAGAAGCTAGCCTTCGCCTCCCTACACCTTCGCTGCTCCTCCACAGGGTCGTTCCACCTCCGCGCGTCCCGGAACCCCGCCTTGCGCGCCCTCTCTCTG GGATGGAGGAGACGCAGGAGGAGGGGGAACGGGCTGGTTGTGCGGGCGGAGATGTTTGGGCAGCTCACCACGGGACTCGAGTCCGCCTGGAACAAGCTGCGTGGCGTCG ACGTGCTAACAAAGGAAAATATCACTGAACCAATGCGGGACATTAGAAGGTCACTTCTGGAAGCAGAT GTTAGTCTGCCAGTTGTGAGACGTTTTGTTTCATCCATTAGCGAAAAGGCTTTAGGTGCAGATACTATCAAAGGAGTTCGACCAGACCAGCAACTAGTGAAG ATTGTGCATGACGAACTTGTACAACTGATGGGTGGAGAAGTATCTGATCTGGTATTTGCAAAAAGTGGCCCGACAGTTATCTTACTGGCAGGTCTACAAGGTGTTGGGAAGACTACTGTTTGTGCAAAGCTTGCATTCTATTTGAAGAAACTG GGGAAGAGCTGTATGCTGGTCGCTGCAGATGTTTACAGGCCTGCTGCCATTGATCAACTTACTATACTGGGTGAACAG GTGGGTGTACCAGTTTACTCAGAAGGAATGGGGGCCAAACCTCCACAGATAACCAAGAATGCTGTGGAAGAAGCGAAAAGCAAGAATATTGATGCCATTGTGGTAGATACTGCTGGAAGACTGCAG ATTGATAAAGCGATGATGGATGAACTGAAAGAAGTGAAGAAGGCAGTTAATCCTACTGAGGTACTGCTTGTTGTTGATGCCATGACTGGCCAAGAAGCTGCAG CACTTGTCACCACCTTCAATATTGAGATTGGTATCACTGGAGCCATACTTACTAAACTGGACGGTGATTCCAGGGGTGGAGCAGCACTAAGTGTTAAAGAG GTATCTGGAAGGCCCATTAAATTTGTAGGACGCGGAGAACGATTGGAGGACCTCGAGCTTTTCTATCCTGATCGCATGGCGCAACGAGTTTTGGGAATGGGAGATGTACTTTCATTTGTCGAAAAAGCACAAGAAGTT ATGCGGCAAGAAGAAGCTGTAGAATTACAGAAGAAAATTATGAGTGCAAAGTTCGACTTCAATGACTTCTTAAAGCAATCTCAAAATGTTGCAAAGATGGGTTCCATGAGCCGAGTAATTGGGATGATTCCTGGCATGAACAAG GTTACTCCTGCACAAATAAGGGAAGCTGAGAAAAGACTTGCATTTGTGGAGTCAATGATTAATGCAATGACTGCCG AGGAAAGAGAGAAGCCTGAGTTACTAGCCGAATCACGTGAAAGGAGGATAAGAGTGGCTGAGGAGTCTGGAAAGACCGAGCAAGAG GTGAGCCAACTGGTTGCTCAACTTTTCCAAATGCGTGCTCAGATGCAGAAATTGATGGGTATGGTGCAAGGACAAGAAGCAATAGCAGGCATGGGAGACCTCATGGACTCACTTAAAGCTGAAGAAAAG GCACCACCTGGCACCgcacggcggaggaggaggaacatCAAGCCGAAGCAGAGGAACCTGGATGCAGTTTTGAGCTAG
- the LOC101783861 gene encoding putative F-box/FBD/LRR-repeat protein At1g78760, producing MEQERTQPATKRARPSSPPQARAADAEDRLSALDDATLHAILARVPLRDAAVTAALSRRWPRVFATLPRLVIRPATFNRRGFPDEGDEDRCEDPRRWMDALRRVLDGRAAPVAALEIDSRFMSVHCNWFNKVFRELCCNGGLLELSIVNTDYTECYALPSTVYACTTLTSLDLYNCWLRLSGSLVGLRPLRLLRLRNVTATDAELCRLIRRGSTMEHLEIHDVHKARNIIIEAPCLKKLYIYSYRPLCIVVKKAPPLDMVKLSLSYGCPEHSWSLHDTKDIDRDYSIHEMEEMLDYKKMAEREHKQTDEIKNMVKFLCGVSSTKSLRLHLSTEYSEVVSMSKASIPKSLPKKSYLLGLKSLSLILDHNHEVLSTFVSCLLNSCPNLKDLRIIELRHPGSPAPLPAEFWFEKINGGGFLYRLSSVTFYTDSLFEGHPCGGICKFLVMNAITLKKMSIKYHHSQVKPEHAAKLEAARRELRAWPRASDHVLLELTPIDYFPSF from the exons atGGAGCAGGAGCGCACACAACCGGCGACGAAGAGGGCGaggccttcttctcctccgcaAGCCCGAGCTGCCGACGCGGAGGACCGGCTCAGCGCTCTCGATGACGCCACCCTGCACGCCATCCTCGCCCGCGTGCCCCTCCGCGACGCGGCGGTCACGGCCGCGCTCTCCCGCCGCTGGCCCCGCGTCTTCGCCACGCTCCCGCGACTGGTCATCCGCCCGGCCACATTCAACCGCCGCGGCTTCCCCGACGAGGGCGACGAGGACCGCTGCGAGGACCCCCGGCGCTGGATGGACGCCCTCCGCCGCGTCCtcgacggccgcgccgcgccggtcgCGGCTCTCGAGATCGACTCCAGGTTCATGAGCGTGCACTGCAACTGGTTCAACAAGGTCTTCCGCGAGCTCTGCTGCAATGGCGGGCTCCTGGAGCTCAGCATCGTCAACACCGACTACACAGAGTGCTACGCACTGCCCTCCACTGTGTACGCCTGCACGACGCTCACCTCGCTGGACCTCTACAATTGCTGGCTCCGACTGTCCGGCTCCCTCGTCGGCCTGCGGCCCTTGCGATTGCTCCGGCTTCGCAACGTGACCGCAACGGACGCCGAACTCTGCCGCTTGATCCGGCGGGGCAGCACCATGGAGCATCTGGAGATCCATGACGTCCACAAGGCGCGGAACATCATCATAGAAGCGCCATGCCTCAAGAAGCTCTACATCTACTCGTACCGCCCGCTCTGCATCGTCGTAAAGAAGGCACCGCCTCTGGACATGGTGAAGCTGAGCCTCTCCTACGGCTGCCCTGAGCATTCTTGGAGCCTCCACGACACCAAGGACATTGATAGGGACTACTCAATTCATGAGATGGAGGAGATGCTTGATTACAAGAAGATGGCCGAGAGGGAGCACAAACAGACGGACGAGATCAAGAACATGGTGAAGTTCCTCTGTGGAGTAAGCTCCACCAAGAGCCTCCGGTTGCACTTATCAACTGAATACTCCGAG GTTGTGAGCATGTCCAAGGCTTCGATACCGAAGAGTTTGCCCAAGAAAAGCTATCTTCTCGGATTGAAATCACTTAGCCTTATTCTGGATCACAATCATGAAGTGCTTTCTACCTTTGTTTCATGCTTACTGAACAGCTGTCCCAACCTCAAGGATCTCAGAATTATT GAGCTTCGGCACCCGGGAAGCCCTGCGCCCTTACCTGCAGAGTTTTGGTTTGAGAAGATAAACGGAGGCGGTTTTCTGTACCGGTTGTCAAGCGTCACCTTCTACACCGATTCGCTCTTTGAAGGCCACCCTTGCGGGGGCATCTGTAAGTTCCTGGTGATGAATGCGATCACCCTCAAGAAAATGAGCATCAAGTACCATCACTCGCAGGTGAAGCCTGAGCATGCAGCCAAGCTCGAAGCAGCCCGAAGGGAACTCCGTGCATGGCCAAGGGCTTCCGATCATGTGCTGCTGGAGTTGACTCCCATTGATTACTTCCCCAGTTTCTGA